The sequence GTGGTGTTTTCTGGTTTGGGTCTTGGATTTTGCAGCTGGTTTTAACACCCACACATCTAGCTATTGTTATGGAGTATGCTGCGGGTGGTGAGCTCTTTGAGAGAATCTGCAATGCTGGAAGATTCAGTGAAGATGAGGTATGATAATTATGCCAGTTACTGCCCCTTGATCTTTTGAAATTCGATCGGCTGATTAAAAGaaattggattttgtttcaATCTCTTGAATTTACGCATGATCTATATTTTCCTACAATTTCAGGCGAGGTATTTCTTTCAGCAACTTATATCTGGAGTCAACTACTGCCACTCTATGGTGAAAGAAACTTTAGATTTGTGCTGGTTCATTTTTGGATGCTTGAATTTACTTTATTTATCTGTGGATTTTAGTTAATTATGTTTCTGATATGCAGCAAATATGCCATCGTGACTTGAAGCTGGAGAATACCCTATTGGATGGAAGCCCAGCCCCACGTCTTAAAATATGCGATTTTGGTTACTCAAAGGTATTGCACAATTGTATACAAAGTTAAAGGTTAttggttgtataacatttaCGTTAAAAGTAGATTTTGTGCATGAGACAGCATTGACATGGTTTGCTGTTTTTTTTAGTCATCTCTGCTTCATTCGAGGCCCAAATCAACTGTTGGTACTCCTGCTTATATTGCTCCAGAGGTGCTATCCAGAAGAGAATATGATGGAAAGGTAAGCATCTTATTGCCATTCTATATTTGGTCCATATTACTATATTAGTACTGTTTGTTGCTGCTgcttgaatttaatttaatttttctattACTTCTCATGTAAACTTATATCTCAACTGTTTTTATATTTGGTCTCCTCTGTTTGTCAGAGTTCACACATATGTATCATGCATGTATGTAGCATAAATGTTGGTGGAAAATCCGGTTAACTTCGGTTGGTTTCTATCCAGCTGGCTGATGTTTGGTCTTGTGGCGTGACTCTCTATGTCATGCTGGTCGGAGCATATCCTTTTGAAGATCAAGAAGATCCAAAGAACTTCAGGAAAACCATCCAAGTAAGCCTTTTCGTTTTGTTTGTGTGCGTTGTGGCTAGGCTTTGTTTTTTTGTGCAAGTATGTGTTTTAATTGTGTAGCAGTCTTCACAAATTTTGTTCCTTTGAACCAGAGAATCATGGCGATTCAGTACAAAATACCTGAGTATGTTCACATATCTCAAGATTGTAGACACCTCCTTTCTCGCATATTTGTTGCCAATCCATCTAGGGTATGTTCTTCTCTCTTGAGTTCTGATTTACCGAATAACAGACATCATACTTATTTCGGTGGGAACTAGTGCGCTCATAATCAAGATTTACATTATTTCCCTTACACTTTTATGATTGCCCTGTACATATTTTTGGTGATGGGCTATTTGTCTGTGGTGACATTGTACAGCTCGTAACTGTGTAACCTGTTGGCTAATAACCATTTGGAGAATTAACGTAAAGCTTTTGTTCGCTTTTCTTATTATTGTATTTGCCAAATGCGACCTGTTTGATTAGTTAATTTAAATGCAGAGAATTTCGATTAAAGACATCAAGTCGCACCCATGGTTTCTGAAGAATTTACCTAGAGAATTAACAGATGCGGCTCAAAGCGTGTACTACCGTAGAGAAAACCCAACCTTTTCCCTTCAATCCGTGGAGCAGATAATGAAAATTGTGGAAGAGGCTAAAACTCCTCCTCCAGTCTCTCGCTCAGTTGGAGGCTTTGGGTGGGGAGGTGAAGAGGATGAGGATAAAGAAGAAGACGTagaagaggaagaggaagaggaagaggaagatGAGGAAGATGAATACGATAAGCAAGTGAAGGCCGTGCATGCCAGTGGGGAAGTGCCTCTCGTATGAGGTGTATCGAGCGAGAAAACATGATGCTCGTTCGTGGTCGTAGTATGTAAATTTCTAGTGTTGTCTGCCTGAGTGCAGGTTGATTTCCGAGTTCTTGTTTGCATATACAACGAATATGGTGTGGATTAAATTATGCTTTTGTTGCCATTACGTACTTGAGTTTTGTGGGACGGTCTGTAGTTTGATATGAAGTATTTAAGACCACATGTGAACTTTAAAAAGTTGGTGTTTATAAGTTCGTTTAATACCATATCCCATTCGTTTCTTGCACTTGGTATTTCCCAAAAATGGCCTACTTAGAAATTTTTTCCCCAATATGGTCAATTAAATCCAATCGTTGAATATATACACGATACGTAGATCTTCTCGGAGAATGTCTTCAAGATTGTATATGTGAAGGATAGATCTGATCCATATTTGTCTTTTAAGCATTTCACAAATGTCTTTATTGATTTATGTTTGTGAAAGGTAGATGTGATCTATATCTATATTtgtaataagtaatatttttagccTAAAAAAACGAGTCGAATTGGAGATCCGTGAGAAGATATCAAGTTAGTTTTTGTGAGAAACAATAAAGTTTGAAAGACTCAGAAGTGGATAAAGAAAAAGTTGCAATCCTAATTTCTGCCTTTCATAGCAAGGAATGTGAGAGTAAGAGCATTGAAAACCCAATTTCTGCACCTTAAAATAGTTAATAACTTAAAAGTTCACTTTCTCCTAAGAACAAATCCTTTCATTTCACTGCCCCAACTGAATCCGTTATCACTCTTCTCAACTTCTGAGTCTCGCTTAAAATACATTCCCTGTCAAAAACGGCAGAAACAACAGCAACTCCTTTCAGATTGGGGACGCCCAATTCCATAACAGATCGCACATTTGTAATGCCTATGCCCCCTATGGCAACAACCGGTAACTTGGATGCTAAACATACTCTTGTCAGACCATCTAACCCAACAGTGATATTGTTTTCTTTTGTATTTGTCGGATAAACGCCGCCACAACCTACGTAGTCGGCACCATCAATCCATGCTTTCTCAGCTTGTTGTGGCGTTTTGCATGAGACACCGATGACTTTGTCGGGACCTAGGAGAGTTCGAGCAACACGAGCAGGCATGTCAGACTGACCGATATGAACTCCGTCTGCATCACAAGCAAGGGCAATGTCGATTCTGTCATTGATCAGGAAAGGTACACCATGGTGGCGGCATATTTGTTGGCATGTTTTAGCTGCTTCCAGAAAGTCATTTGTGTCGATATCTTTTTCCCTGCAATGTAACAGGTTTCGATTGGCATCAATAAGAGGAGAACAGAGCAATAAAGATTCATATCCAAGCTTTACAGGAAAATCATTTGAGACAAAGTGTCAAAAAAGGGTTAAGCTTTTCGCTTTCTTCTTTTGGCTCGGGAAGGGTACAGGCTTGCACGTGGTTAATTGCTCCTTGACCAAAGCCTCTTTAAAGCATTTTTTTTTACGATGAAAAACAGTCTCTCCTTTCCCGGCAAAGCCTCGTGCCTCGCCATTCTCGGAGGTATTTCCGAAAGACCGATCAAACAATCAACCAACTTACTCTGTGATTGTAAGATAGCATCATAGCCAAGAATGATAGACTTGATAATATACCCAAAAAATCGCTAAACAAAGATTTCTACCTTAGGAGAGTTTGTCACGTGAATAATGTGACACTGCccaaatatatattcaaatgaaAAACATGAAATGGGAAAATTGTTAGGATCCTCAATCCTCATATTTTAGATAAGAAAGCAAAAGAACGAAATGCATACAAATATGAAAAACCCAGAGCAAAGCCTCTGTCGCCCCCTAGCTATGCTAGTCAATTCTCAAATGGAAAATATGCTGAATGAATCCTACAACTATCTCACCCCTTAAAATATATTCCTTCCCTACCTAGCTACTCAGACCCAACTGACTTAAGCCCATAACACTAGAGGTCTAGAGTAAACAATTCTGTTAATGGGCTTCTGTCCAATTCTTCTAAGCCCAAGGTCCGTAACAAAAATAGCTATTTCAagtcaaatatttaaaacagaCCTTAACTGAACTATGGTTGCACCTCCTTCTATTGCACCTTTCACAGCATTACTGATTGAATGACCCCACTTTTGGTTCATCCTTGTGTCTGTGACAGCATACAAGAGAAGATCACTTGGATCAAATGGACGGTGCACATGCAGATTCATAGCATTGTTTTTAAGCTTCATTAACTGGTCGAAAGGACCTTGACGGCCTCCACCTATACAAATGTCCCTGCTATAATCCAGGGCTGTTTCAACATATCGTTTAGCTATCTGGAAAACAAATGCAGCAATGAGAAACAGTTTGCATTCACAAACAATAACAGAAGTACAAATCAGGAGCATAGCAAGAACTAGCAATCATACACCAAGACTAGCTGCATCGGCAGTTAAATGACAATTATAGTTCTTTCCCAAATATTTGAACCATTGAAGGGTGAAAAGGAAACGCAGGCAGGAAAAGAAGGCTACCGACTTAATCCCTAAGTTAAACTAGTTCAGATGAAATACTTTCAGCTACtctataaaaaattttactATGATTTATTTCTCGATGTAATGTCGTACAGGAACGGAGGTATGTCCACTTGACCACTTCTTAACTTTAATACACCAAGCAAAAGATGTTTTGCTTCCCTACCTAATTTGGTTCTGTGACCAAGTAATACAATAACATTGTTGCAGCAGGAGGCGACTAACAGGAGTACAGGACTTGCCCTAATTGGTTCTTAAAAAATTAATGATCACGCTATATA comes from Henckelia pumila isolate YLH828 chromosome 4, ASM3356847v2, whole genome shotgun sequence and encodes:
- the LOC140866814 gene encoding serine/threonine-protein kinase SRK2A isoform X2, producing the protein MENYELVKDIGSGNFGVARLMRKKNTKELVAMKYIERGHKIDENVAREIINHRSLRHPNIIRFKELVLTPTHLAIVMEYAAGGELFERICNAGRFSEDEARYFFQQLISGVNYCHSMQICHRDLKLENTLLDGSPAPRLKICDFGYSKSSLLHSRPKSTVGTPAYIAPEVLSRREYDGKLADVWSCGVTLYVMLVGAYPFEDQEDPKNFRKTIQRIMAIQYKIPEYVHISQDCRHLLSRIFVANPSRRISIKDIKSHPWFLKNLPRELTDAAQSVYYRRENPTFSLQSVEQIMKIVEEAKTPPPVSRSVGGFGWGGEEDEDKEEDVEEEEEEEEEDEEDEYDKQVKAVHASGEVPLV
- the LOC140866814 gene encoding serine/threonine-protein kinase SRK2A isoform X1, with translation MENYELVKDIGSGNFGVARLMRKKNTKELVAMKYIERGHKIDENVAREIINHRSLRHPNIIRFKELVLTPTHLAIVMEYAAGGELFERICNAGRFSEDEARYFFQQLISGVNYCHSMVKQICHRDLKLENTLLDGSPAPRLKICDFGYSKSSLLHSRPKSTVGTPAYIAPEVLSRREYDGKLADVWSCGVTLYVMLVGAYPFEDQEDPKNFRKTIQRIMAIQYKIPEYVHISQDCRHLLSRIFVANPSRRISIKDIKSHPWFLKNLPRELTDAAQSVYYRRENPTFSLQSVEQIMKIVEEAKTPPPVSRSVGGFGWGGEEDEDKEEDVEEEEEEEEEDEEDEYDKQVKAVHASGEVPLV